In Fibrobacterota bacterium, the DNA window GGCCGGGATCCTCTTATGCGAGGACGCCTGGGAGGATGATTATGCCCAGAAGCCTTTGGCCATCCTGGGATCGAAGGGCTGCGATTTCCTCCTTAACCTGAGCTGCTCGCCCTTCACCCAAGGCAAGAACGAGAAACGCAGCCGCGTCTTCGCGCACAAGGTGCGGGCCATCGGGGCGCCGCTCCTCTACGTCAATTGCACCGGCCTCCAGAACAACGGCAAAACCCTGTATACCTTCGACGGCCGGAGCACCGCCTACGCCGCCGACGGATCCATCCGGGCCGAATTGCCCGCTTTCGAAGAGGCCCTGCTGCCCTTGTCCCTCGACGATGCCGGAGGGCGACTGGATTGGGCCCCGGCCGACGAGGCGACCGCCGCCGAAGACGAAGTCGGCAGCCCCGGGACCACGGGGGCGGCCAACGGCACGGCGCGCGCCATCCGCGAAATCCATCAGGCCTTGCGCTTCGGGGCCCGCGAATTCCTGGATTCGATCGGAACCGATAGGGTCGTGATCGGCGTATCGGGAGGCATCGATAGCGCCGTGGCCGCCGCGCTCTACCGCGAGTTCCTCCCGCCCCAAAACATCCTGCTTGCCAACATGCCCAGCCGCTACAATAGCGCCACCACCCGGGATCTTTCCCGGCGCCTGGCCGAAAACCTGGGTTGCCTCTACGCCGAGTTGCCGATCGAAGACAGCGTGAACCTGACCCAAGCGCAATTGGATGGCGCGCAGATCGCCTCCTTGGACGGAGCGCATTCCGCCCCCATTTCCCTGGCCGGTTTCGTCATGGAGAACGTGCAGGCGCGGGACCGTTCCAGCCGCATCTTGGCGGCGTTGGCCGCCGCCTTCGGAGGCGTATTCACCTGCAACGCCAACAAGGCCGAGCTCACCGTGGGCTATAGCACCCTGTACGGCGACCTGGGCGGCTTCCTGGCATTGATCGGCGACCTTTGGAAAGGAGAGGTATACGCCTTGGGCCGTTATCTTAACGACGAGGTGTTCGGGCGGGAGGCCATCCCCGAAGGAATTTTCAACGTGGTCCCCAGCGCCGAATTGGGCGCGCACCAATCCGTGGACGAGGGCAAGGGCGATCCGCTGATCTACCCTTACCACGACCGGCTGTTCTTTTCCTGGGTGCAGCGCTGGAACCGCGCCACTCCGGAGGAAATCCTGGAATGGTACGCCGCCGGCACCCTGAATTCCGAACTCGGGCTGGACCTTTCCGTTGCCGACGTATACCGCCTATTCCCGGATGCCCAGGGCTTCGTGCGCGATCTGGAGCGTTGGTGGAACCTATACAACGGCATCGCCGTGGCCAAACGCGTGCAAGCCCCGCCCATCCTGGCCATCAGCTCGCGCGCCTTCGGTTTCGATCATCGCGAGTCCCTGGGCGCGCCGTTCTATTCGGTCCGGTACCGGGAAATGCGCGAGCGACTGCTCGGCGGTGGTACCCGGCCTGGCTAATGGAAGCTGGCGTGCAGCCTCGTGGGTCGTGGCGCGCCAATGGAGCGTCTTATGGAGCGCCAATGCGGCGCCAACAGCGTGCAAAAGGAGCGCAAAGCGCGCGCTAACGCAGCGAAAAGGGAGCGCCATTGGCGCTCCGAATGGCGCGCCAATGGCGCGCCGTAGTCTCGGAAGGACCCCCCGCCCTGAGCCTTCCGGGCAAAAGACCGTTCCCACTCCGGGCTGGCGCGCATAGGCGGGAAGGATTATAATGGCTTCCATGCTGCACGTGGTGAATGGCGATGCCGCCTTGGCGCTTTTGAAGCAAAGCCCCGTCGAAGGGACCTTCCTGGTTTGGAAGGACATGCTCATGGAAGGGCCCGTCTCGTCGGACGGCGGCCCCATCGACCTCAAGGCGAGAGGCGCTTTCCTGCACGCGAAGTACGGCGCCGATGCCAAGAAATACCGTTCCGATATGCGGGCCCTGTTCGCCGCCCTGGATAGGGCCGCCCGGGGCAAGGGCGAAGTCGTCCTCTGGTTCGAAGAGGACTTCTTCTGCCAGATCCATCTCATCTATCTGCTGGCCCATCTACCCACGGGCTTACGCCGCCAGGGCCGCGTCTCCATCATCTGCCCCGATAAACCGCTGGGAGCGCGCCTGCCCGCGGCATTCCCCAAGTTGTTGGCCAACCGCCTACCCCTCAAGACCCCGCTTACGAACTTGGCCGCCAAGGTATGGAAGGCCTATGCCGCCAACTCCACGACCGGTTGGGAGGATTTCCTGGCCTGGGCGAAATCGGGCGATGGTTTCGCCCCGTGGCCCGCGCTTAGGCAAGGGCTGCGCGCGCATCTGGGCCGATTGCCCACCGCCCACGGCGGCCCCAACGCCTTGGAAGCCGCCTTGCTCCGTCCGC includes these proteins:
- the nadE gene encoding NAD(+) synthase, encoding MIKIAIAQMQVFPGDPARNGARMLELLDGARGLGAHLIAFPEMCLPGYLLGDMWERPAFLRECESWAARIVAATGPGGPGEGLAAVFGTVIPEWGRKGEDGRPRKYNGYIAAQDGVAAMHPGLGRPYGIKTLLPNYREFEEPRHFQDARKLALETGRPLESLLEPIPMRLGGRSVRAGILLCEDAWEDDYAQKPLAILGSKGCDFLLNLSCSPFTQGKNEKRSRVFAHKVRAIGAPLLYVNCTGLQNNGKTLYTFDGRSTAYAADGSIRAELPAFEEALLPLSLDDAGGRLDWAPADEATAAEDEVGSPGTTGAANGTARAIREIHQALRFGAREFLDSIGTDRVVIGVSGGIDSAVAAALYREFLPPQNILLANMPSRYNSATTRDLSRRLAENLGCLYAELPIEDSVNLTQAQLDGAQIASLDGAHSAPISLAGFVMENVQARDRSSRILAALAAAFGGVFTCNANKAELTVGYSTLYGDLGGFLALIGDLWKGEVYALGRYLNDEVFGREAIPEGIFNVVPSAELGAHQSVDEGKGDPLIYPYHDRLFFSWVQRWNRATPEEILEWYAAGTLNSELGLDLSVADVYRLFPDAQGFVRDLERWWNLYNGIAVAKRVQAPPILAISSRAFGFDHRESLGAPFYSVRYREMRERLLGGGTRPG
- a CDS encoding DUF1835 domain-containing protein; amino-acid sequence: MASMLHVVNGDAALALLKQSPVEGTFLVWKDMLMEGPVSSDGGPIDLKARGAFLHAKYGADAKKYRSDMRALFAALDRAARGKGEVVLWFEEDFFCQIHLIYLLAHLPTGLRRQGRVSIICPDKPLGARLPAAFPKLLANRLPLKTPLTNLAAKVWKAYAANSTTGWEDFLAWAKSGDGFAPWPALRQGLRAHLGRLPTAHGGPNALEAALLRPLASGPLDFAHYARRAWSEPMVKPLGLGDMQIARYALDLSESPEPLISLTGTRPRSGHAPVPEDWKLHLTDAGRTRLEEAESDPLAEPASRNGHVTQAAAPRGPKRKKAVKATPKAAGKPRRHSPK